ACCTCAGCGAGGCTGGCGCCCAATACACCAACTTTATACCGGCGGCTTTCCCCGGTCCCATCGTCAGACGTTCTGTCGGCACGCCATTCATGGGGTACCGTGGAACCGTTCACATCCTACAAGAAATCGTCAATCGTCTGTACGAAGTCCTTTTCAACTTCTTACCGGTAGATACCGCCTATGCCCAAAAACGCCAATCTGGCAATGGCGTAGGCACGTCTTCGGCGACGCAGCACAACAAACCAGGCAATCTTCCCTGGCATCCAGAAGCTAAAACCTTGCTGGATACTTCTTTGGAAAAATGCCCTTCCTGGCGCGTATCTCCGCCAGCCGGGAAATCCAGATGAAGGTAGAATCCCTGGCACATGAGAACGAATCGCCAGAAGTAACAGCCGAGATACTAGAGCAAGTGTTGACATCCCGGTGAAATGAGAGAAGCATATGAACTTGATCCGGCCTTTTTTAATGCTGAAAGGATGGTTTTTAGGACTTTTCCGACCGATTCAGGTCTGGTTCGATAACCACCCTGGCGCAAAACAATGGATGGGCGTCCTGCGGTTGGGCCTCTTTCAGTTTGGCGTTGGTCTTTCTCTGGCCCCGGTAACCGGCACGCTCAATCGCGTCCTTATCGGCGACATGAAAATCTCCGCGGCGGCCGTGGCTTTGCTTATCTCTTTGCATTACTTCGTCTCTCCGATTCGCGCCGTGATAGGGTATCGTTCAGACAAAGCCCGTTCGATGGGCGGCTGGCGTATGCCCTACCTGGTGATGGGTGTCTTACTGACTTATGCCGGTCTGGCGTTGGCTCCCTTTGCCCTCATCTTGTTGAGCGGCGCTGGCGGCATCCCATTCTGGTTGGCCTTGATGATCTGCATGGTAATTTTCCTGGCTTATGGCGCCGGGGTCAGCATTGTAGAGACCATCTACCTGGCCCTGGTCAGCGACATCACGCCCCCTCAATCCCGAGGCAAGGTCCTGACTGTTCTTTGGGGTATGTTGGTCCTGGGGACAATTGTTAGCGCCGTGATCATTAGCCATCTGTTGGTGGATTACTCCCACTTTTTGTTGATTCGCGTCATGCAAGGCTCGGCCATGACTTTTGTGTTTTTAACGGTGATTGCCCTGTGGCAGCAAGAAAGCCTGAATCCAGATGGAACCGTCAAATCCGACTTGAAAGTAGTGCGCATCCGCATGACGCTGTGGGAATCGCTGCGTATGCTCAGCGGTAAGAAAGTCCTGAAAGGCTTTTTTGTGGTTGTCTTCATGGCTACCACCGCCTTTGCTACCCACGATGTGCTTTTGGAGCCGTATGGCGGCCAGGTTCTGGGCATGAGTGTATCGGCCACGATGCAGCTAACCGCTTTGTGGGGTGTGGCGACCATTATGGGCGTCACGGTGGCTGGTTTGCTGCTGCGGCGTAAAGTCGCGCCGGTTCTGCTGATTGGTTTGGGCTGCGTGGTGGGGGCGACGGGTTTTGGCGTCATTAGCATTGCCAGCGATGCCGCGCTCATCACGCCTTTTCGCATTGGCGTGGCAATGATCAGTGTCGGACGAGGTCTGTTCATGGTCGGCAGTATCATCCTGGTGATGTCGCTCACTGATGTCAGCCATGCGGGTTTTCTCCTGGGGGTGTGGGGCATTGTCCAGGCGATGGCTCAAGGTTTAGGCACTATTGGTGGTGGCGTCATCCGCGATGTGGCCCAATACATGACAGGAAGTGTTGTGTTAGGTTACACCATTGTTTATGTGACTTCGTTGACATTGTTGGTATCGGTTGTTTTGTTG
This DNA window, taken from Candidatus Leptovillus gracilis, encodes the following:
- a CDS encoding BCD family MFS transporter, yielding MLKGWFLGLFRPIQVWFDNHPGAKQWMGVLRLGLFQFGVGLSLAPVTGTLNRVLIGDMKISAAAVALLISLHYFVSPIRAVIGYRSDKARSMGGWRMPYLVMGVLLTYAGLALAPFALILLSGAGGIPFWLALMICMVIFLAYGAGVSIVETIYLALVSDITPPQSRGKVLTVLWGMLVLGTIVSAVIISHLLVDYSHFLLIRVMQGSAMTFVFLTVIALWQQESLNPDGTVKSDLKVVRIRMTLWESLRMLSGKKVLKGFFVVVFMATTAFATHDVLLEPYGGQVLGMSVSATMQLTALWGVATIMGVTVAGLLLRRKVAPVLLIGLGCVVGATGFGVISIASDAALITPFRIGVAMISVGRGLFMVGSIILVMSLTDVSHAGFLLGVWGIVQAMAQGLGTIGGGVIRDVAQYMTGSVVLGYTIVYVTSLTLLVSVVLLLIFRLGSQLNVREIKLPWSGLEELPADQLAF